Within the Pseudomonas oryzae genome, the region CGGCGTGCCGCTGGCCGGCAGCCTGATCCCGTGGATCGACAAGGAGCTGCCCAACGGCCAGAGCCGCGAGGAGTGGAAGGGCCAGGCCGAGACCAACAAGATCCTCGGTCGCAACAAGAGCCCGATCCCGGTCGACGGTCTGTGCGTGCGCATCGGCGCCATGCGCTGCCACAGCCAGGCGCTGACCATCAAGCTGAACAAGGACGTGCCGCTGGCCGACATCGAGGGCCTGATCAGCCAGCACAACCCCTGGGTCAAGCTGGTGCCGAACCAGCGCGAGATCAGCATGCGCGAATTGAGCCCGACCGCCGTCACCGGCACCCTGAGCGTCCCGGTCGGCCGCCTGCGCAAGCTCAACATGGGCTCGCAGTACCTCGGCGCCTTCACCGTCGGCGACCAGCTGCTGTGGGGTGCGGCCGAGCCGCTGCGGCGCATGCTGCGTATCCTGCTCGAGCGCTGAGCGCCAGGCGCCTTGGCGCCGGTTGCCGACTGAAAAAGACCCGCTTCGGCGGGTCTTTTGCTTCAGGTCAATCATCCGGGCAGCCAGTCGTCCGTTGCTCGCCGCGGCGCCTACCCAGCCGCGGCTTCGCTCGCTAAAGTGCCACACCTTTTGTTTGAGGTCGTCCATGAGTCAATCCTTCGATATTGCCGTCGTCGGTGCCACCGGGCTGGTCGGCGAAGCGCTGCTGATGGCGCTCGACGAGCGCGAATTTCCCGTCGGCAAGCTGTTCGCCCTGGCTGCCGGCGATGTCGCCGGCCAGGTGGCGGCGTTCCGCGAGCGCAATCTGCGCGTCCAGGCGGTGGACGGCTTCGACTTCGCCGCTGTCGCGTTGGTGTTCATCCTCGAGCCGCTGGCGCCGGCCCAGCTGGCGCGCATCGAGGCGGCCGGCTGCGCGCTGGTCGATCTGAGCGGCGCACTGCCCGCCGAGCGGGCGCCCTGTGTCGTCGCCGAGGTCAATCCGCAGCAGGTCGGAACGGCCCGCTGGTTGCGTAGCCCGCTGCCTGCCGTGGTAGCGCTGGCCAGCGTGCTGGCCACGTTGCGCCAGGTGCTCAGGCTGAAGCGCGTGACCGTGACCGCCTGTCTGGCCGTCTCCGGTCGCGGTCGCGAGGGTATCGAAGAGCTGGCCCGGCAGACCGCCCAGTTGCTCAATGCGCGTCCGCTGGAACCACAGCTGTTCGACCGGCAGATCGCCTTCAACCTGCTGGCACGCAGCAGTGCCGAGCAGGCCGATGGCCACGCTCGCGACGAGCGCCGCCTGGCCGGCGAGCTGGGCGAGGTGCTGGGCGAGCCGATGCTGCCGGTGGCGGCTACCTGCGTGCAGGCGCCGGTGTTCTTCGGCGACAGTCTGGCGGTCAGCCTGCTGTGTGAAGAGCCGGTCGATCTGCCGGTGGTGCTGCACTGCCTGGATGATGCACCGGAGCTCGAAAGGGTGGAGCAGGGCGACTATCCGACCGCAGTCGGCGACGCTCTCGGTCAGGACCTGGTGTACGTCGGAAGGGTGCGTCCGGGGCTGCTCGACCCGTGCGAACTCAATTTGTGGATTGCATCAGATAACGTGCGAAAAGGTTCGGCGCTCAATGCCGTCCGACTGGGCGAGTTGTTGCTTAAACCCCCCCTGTAAAAGATACTTGGCCGAAATTTTGTAGGCCTTCTCCATCCTGGCTGGGCATTTCCCGGGGCGGCTGCTGTGCGGCTCGGGCTGCCGGCAACGCCACCGACTCGCTTGGCGAGACACGAAGAAACAAGGGATTACACGTATGGTTCGGGTACGCAAACTGGTGCTAGCAATCGCCGCCGCTTCGGCGCTGTCCTCCGGCATGGCGCACGCGCTGGGGTTGGGTGATATCTCGCTGAAGTCCTCCCTGAACCAGCCGCTGGAAGCCGAGATCGAGCTGCTCGAAGTGCGTGATCTGGGCAACGGCGAGGTGATCCCTGCGCTGGCTCCGGCCGAGGAGTTCAGCAAGGTTGGCGTCGACCGCCCGTTCTTCCTCACCGATCTGAAATTCACGCCGGTGCTCAAGCCCAACGGCAAGAGCGTGATCCGCGTGACTTCGAGCAAGCCGGTGCGCGAGCCCTACCTGAACTTCCTGGTCGAGGTGCTGTGGCCCAATGGCCGCCTGCTGCGCGAATACACCGTGCTGCTCGATCCGCCGCTGTACTCGCCGCAGACGGTGGCCGCCGCCGCGCCGCGCCTGCCGGTAGCCGCCCCGGCGGCACCGCGCGCCGCTGCTCCGGCGCCGGTCCGTACCGCGCAGGCTCCGGTGCCGACCAGTGCGGCGCCGGCCGCGGTCGCCGCACCGACGCCGCGCCGCATCGAGGGCAGCGAGTATCGTACCGATCGCGACGATACCCTGTGGGAAGTGGCCAGTCGCGTGCGTCCGAGCAATGCCGTATCGGTCCACCAGACTATGCTGGCGATTCAGGACCTCAATCCGAATGCCTTCCTGGACGGCAATATCAACCGTCTGAAGAGCGGCCAGGTTCTGCGCTTGCCGAGCGAGGAGCAGATTCGTACCCGCAGCCAGACCGATGCCCTCGCCCAGGTCGCAGCACAGAACAGCGCCTGGCGCGAAGGTCGTGCCGTGCAGCCGGTCGCCGCTGCCCGCCAGCTCGACGCCACCCGGCGCAGCGAAGCTGGCATTGCGCCGGCTCAGACGGCAGCCGAGGACAACCTGCGTCTGGTCTCCGCCTCCAGCGGCAAGGCCACCGCTGGCAGCGACAACGGCGCCGCGGGCGGCAGCAAGGCGCTGGCCGACAAGCTGGCCGTCAATCAGGAAAGCCTGGCGACGGCACAGCGCGAAAATCAGGAACTCAAGGAACGCCTCACTGATCTGCAGAGTCAGTTGGACAAGCTGCAGCGCCTGATCGAGCTGAAGAACGAACAGCTCGCCAAACTGCAGGGCGGGCTGGCCGCCGATTCCGCAGTCCCCGCCACTGCCGCGGTGCCGGCCGAAAGCCAGGCGACCGAGTCCGCGGCTGCTCCTGCTCCGAGCGCCGTGCCGGTCGAGAGCAAGGCGGCCGAGGCGGCACCTGCCGACACCTCGGTGGCGGTATCCACTCCGGCTGCGGCGGCAGCGAGTGAGCAGAATGCCCAGCCGGCGGCAGCCCCGGTAGTCGCGCCGGCTCCGGTCGTCGAAGCGCCCAAGCCGGCCGCGCCGAAGCCGGCGGTGGTCAAGCCGGTGCCGGCCCCGGTCTATGAGCCCAGTCTGGTCGACGAAGTGATGGCCAATCCGCTGCTGCTGGCTGCGGGTGGCGGTGCGCTGGCCCTGCTGGCAGGGCTGGGGCTGATGATCAACTCGCGTCGCAAGTCGCTCAAGGCTGCCGAAGCCGATGATTCCGCCCGGGAGGCTGAGTTATTTCAGGATCTCGACCCGCACGCTCAGTCTGACCTGTCGCCGGCAGGTGCTCCGTCGCCGGCAGCCGAAGCGCCTAAGGCCAGCCCGCTGAAGTCCGATCCGCTGGCCGAGGCCGAGATGTATGTCACCTACGGCCGTTTCAGCCATGCCGCGGAGCTGCTGCGCAATGCGCTGAACGAAGAGCCGCAGCGTGCGGACCTGCGTCTGAAGCTGATGGAGGTCTGTGCCGAGATGGGCGACCGCGATGGTTTCGCCCGCCAGGAGGCTGAACTGGGCGAGATCGGTGGTGCCCAGCCGCAGATCGACCAGTTGCGTGCACGCTACCCGCACATGATCGCAGTCGCTGCAGCGGTGGCTGCAGGTGCCGCCATGGGGGGCGCTATCGACGCCCTCGATCTGGATCAGGTGCAGGAAGAAGTTGCCCAGGCTGCCACCCCGAGCGACGAGTTCGCCTTCGACGATCTGTCGCTGGACAGCCTCGAGCGGGAGACTGCCGCCCCGGTCGAAGCGCGGCAGGAAGCTGCACAAGTCGCCGAGAATGATGGTTTCGATCTGAGCCTGGATGATCTGGAGGCCGAACTGGAGCGCGAGCTGGCCGCCAATCGTGATACCTCCGAGGCTCTGCCCCTCGATGAGCTGACCCTGGATGGTTTTGGCGACGATTTCGCCAGCCTCGAGGTCGATGCTCAGCCGCTGGCCGCAAGCAGCGCGGACGAGTTGGACTTCGATCTGGAGCTGGATGCGTTGGCCGGCACTGCTGGTCAGTCGGCGGCGGATGATTTCTCCTTCGATCTGGATGCGCCGCAGCTGGAGGCCGAAGTCACTCCGCTGGCCACTGCGCCGGCTGAGGACGATCTGCTCGCCGAGCTGGATCAGCTGAGTCTGGATGCCCCGGATGCGGCGCTGTCCGGACAGGACGACGATTTCTCCTTCGATCTGGCCGACGTGGGTCTTGCCGCCGAGCCCGTCTCTGTGGCTCAGGCCGAGGCCGAACTCGCTGCTCTGCCGGAGCTGGATGAGCTGGAGCAGGAGCTGCAGGCCATGGGCGATGCCAGCGCCGCCGAACTGGATCTGGATGCGGCCTTCGACGAGTTCCTCGCCCAGGCGGATCTGGCCGAGCCGCAGGCGGACGAGCCTGGTTCGTCCCCTGTGGTGCAGGCGACTGCGGCGGTGGTCGAACTGCCCTCGCTCGACGAACCGGATGTCGAGGCTGCGCCGGTGCTGACCGGCAACGAGGACTTCAACTTCCTCGCCGACACCGACGAGACTGCCACCAAGCTCGACCTGGCGCGTGCCTACATCGACATGGGTGACGCCGAAGGTGCTCGTGACATCCTTGACGAGGTGCTCAAGGAAGGCAATGCCACCCAGCAGCAGGAAGCTCGTGAGATGATGGGGCGTATCGCCTGAGCATGATTGTCAGTGAAGTAGTGCCAGCGGCAGCCGAGGTGGCTGCCGTTGGCGTTTCCAGAATTGCCCTCGGCGTCGAGTACAAGGGCGCCCGCTATCGTGGCTGGCAGCGCCAGGAGACCGGGGTGCCTTCGGTGCAGGAAGCGCTGGAAAGGGCGCTGTCGAAGGTGGCCGCCGAACCCGTTTCGGTGATCTGTGCCGGGCGCACTGATGCGGCAGTCCACGCCAGCGGTCAGGTGGTTCATTTCGATACCCGAGTCGAGCGGCCGCTCAAGGCCTGGGTCATGGGGACCAATGCCAATCTGCCCGGCGACATCAGCGTGACCTGGGCGCAGCCGATGCCGGCGCATTTCCATGCGCGCTTCTCCGCGGTGGCTCGCCGCTATCGCTACGTGATCTACAACGATCCGGTGCGCCCGGCGCACCAGGCCGAGGAGATCACCTGGAATCACCGCCCGCTGGATGTGGCGCGCATGCGCGAGGCGGCCGCGGCGCTGGTCGGTACCCACGACTTCACCTCGTTCCGTGCCGTGCAGTGCCAGGCCAAGTCGCCGATCAAGACCATCCATCACCTCAGGGTGATCGAGCACGGTCGCTTCATCGTTCTCGATGTGCGGGCCAACGCCTTCCTGCATCACATGGTGCGCAACATCGCCGGCGTGCTGATGAGCATCGGCGCGGGCGAGCGCGAGCCGCAGTGGGTAGCGGAGATCCTCGCGGCCCGCGACCGGCGCAGCGGCGGGGTGACGGCGCACCCCTACGGTCTGTATCTGGTGCAGGTCGAGTATCCCGACGAGTTCGCCTTGCCGGCGCGCTATCTGGGGCCGCATTTCCTTTCGGCACTCGAGGAGTGAGCGCCGGTAGCGCGCGCCAGGCGGCGGGCTGACGGCGTTCCGGGCTTTTGTTACCATCGCGGCTTTGCCTGCAGGAGGGTCGATCGTTGCCTGTCGTTCGCAGCAAGATCTGCGGGATTACCCGTGTCGAGGATGCCCTGGTGGCGGCCGCAGCCGGCGCCGATGCCATCGGTCTGGTGTTCTACGCGCGGAGCCCGCGGGCGGTCAGCGTGCAGCAGGCGCGGGCGATAGTCGCGGCCCTGCCGCCCTTCGTTACTACCGTGGGGTTGTTCGTCGACGCCGCGCCTGGCGAGATCAACGAAATTCTCGACGCAGTGCCGCTGGATCTGCTGCAGTTCCACGGCGACGAGAGCGCCGCCGAGTGCTCGGGCTACCACCGTCCCTACATCAAGGCCCTGCGCGTGCGCCGGGGGGAGGACATCCGCGCGCGCTGTGCGGACTATCCGCAGGCGGCGGGTATCCTGCTGGACACCTTCGTGCCGGGCGTACCCGGCGGTACCGGCGAGGCGTTCGACTGGAGTCTGGTCCCCGAGGATCCGGGCTGCCCGATCATCCTGGCCGGTGGCCTGACCCCGGACAACGTCGCGGCGGCAATCCGCCAGGTGCGTCCGTGGGCGGTGGATGTCAGTGGCGGGGTCGAGGCGGGCAAGGGCATCAAGGATGCGGAGAAGGTGCGCGCCTTCGTCGGAGCGGTGCGCGCCTGCATGTGACGGTCGCCGTGGCGACGCCGTCCATACCTGATAGCGCGGCAAGGCTCGCCTTGCCGACCTGAGGTTTACGCGTGTGGCGCTTGGCGGCCGCACGCATCATGGCCGCCGGCGAGCGAGGCGGCCCAACGTGAATCTGCTCGTGGAGTCGTGCGGCTTTCGCCGCCCGACGCCGCGGGCCTACGGAGAACACAGCATGAGCAACTGGTTGGTAGACAAACTGATTCCCTCGATCATGCGTTCCGAGGTGAAGAAAAGTACTGTTCCAGAAGGACTCTGGCACAAGTGCCCGTCCTGCGACGCGGTGCTCTACCGCCCCGAGCTGGAAAAGACCCTGGATGTCTGCCCCAAGTGCGACCACCACATGCGCATCAACGCGCGCACTCGCCTGAACTTCTTCCTCGACGCCGAGGGTCGCGAGGAAATCGCAGCCGAGCTGGAGCCGGTCGATCGTCTGAAGTTCCGTGACAGCAAGAAGTACAAGGACCGCCTCGCGGCGGCGCAGAAGGATACCGGCGAGAAGGATGCCCTGGTGGCCATGAGCGGCACCCTGCAGGGGCTGAAAGTGGTGGCCTGCGCCTTCGAGTTCTCCTTCATGGGCGGCTCCATGGGCTCCATCGTCGGCGAGCGTTTCGTGCGTGCCGCCAACGTCGCCCTGGAAAAGCGTTGCCCGCTGATCTGCTTCTCCGCCTCCGGTGGCGCGCGGATGCAGGAAGCGCTGATCTCGCTGATGCAGATGGCCAAGACCTCGGCGGTGATCGCCCGTCTGCGCGAAGAGGGCATTCCCTTCGTCTCCGTGCTGACTGACCCGGTCTACGGTGGCGTGTCGGCCAGTCTGGCCATGCTGGGTGACGTCAATGTCGCCGAGCCCAAGGCGCTGATCGGCTTCGCCGGTCCGCGCGTGATCGAGCAGACCGTGCGCGAAAAACTGCCGGAAGGCTTCCAGCGCAGCGAGTTCCTCCTCGACCACGGCGCCATCGACATGATCATCCATCGTGCCGAACTGCGTCCGCGCCTTGCCCGCCTGCTGGCCCAGCTGACCCACCAGCCGACTCCGGTCGCGGCCAGCGCATGAGTCGCAGCCTCGCCGACTGGCTGAGTTACCTCGAGCAGCTCCATCCCGTGTCTATCGACATGGGGCTGGAGCGGGCGCGCCTGGTGCTGCAGCGCCTGGGGCTGGGTCGCCCGGCGCCGCGGGTGATCACGGTCACCGGCACCAACGGCAAGGGCTCGACCTGTGCCTTCCTCGCCTGC harbors:
- a CDS encoding FimV/HubP family polar landmark protein; the protein is MVRVRKLVLAIAAASALSSGMAHALGLGDISLKSSLNQPLEAEIELLEVRDLGNGEVIPALAPAEEFSKVGVDRPFFLTDLKFTPVLKPNGKSVIRVTSSKPVREPYLNFLVEVLWPNGRLLREYTVLLDPPLYSPQTVAAAAPRLPVAAPAAPRAAAPAPVRTAQAPVPTSAAPAAVAAPTPRRIEGSEYRTDRDDTLWEVASRVRPSNAVSVHQTMLAIQDLNPNAFLDGNINRLKSGQVLRLPSEEQIRTRSQTDALAQVAAQNSAWREGRAVQPVAAARQLDATRRSEAGIAPAQTAAEDNLRLVSASSGKATAGSDNGAAGGSKALADKLAVNQESLATAQRENQELKERLTDLQSQLDKLQRLIELKNEQLAKLQGGLAADSAVPATAAVPAESQATESAAAPAPSAVPVESKAAEAAPADTSVAVSTPAAAAASEQNAQPAAAPVVAPAPVVEAPKPAAPKPAVVKPVPAPVYEPSLVDEVMANPLLLAAGGGALALLAGLGLMINSRRKSLKAAEADDSAREAELFQDLDPHAQSDLSPAGAPSPAAEAPKASPLKSDPLAEAEMYVTYGRFSHAAELLRNALNEEPQRADLRLKLMEVCAEMGDRDGFARQEAELGEIGGAQPQIDQLRARYPHMIAVAAAVAAGAAMGGAIDALDLDQVQEEVAQAATPSDEFAFDDLSLDSLERETAAPVEARQEAAQVAENDGFDLSLDDLEAELERELAANRDTSEALPLDELTLDGFGDDFASLEVDAQPLAASSADELDFDLELDALAGTAGQSAADDFSFDLDAPQLEAEVTPLATAPAEDDLLAELDQLSLDAPDAALSGQDDDFSFDLADVGLAAEPVSVAQAEAELAALPELDELEQELQAMGDASAAELDLDAAFDEFLAQADLAEPQADEPGSSPVVQATAAVVELPSLDEPDVEAAPVLTGNEDFNFLADTDETATKLDLARAYIDMGDAEGARDILDEVLKEGNATQQQEAREMMGRIA
- a CDS encoding phosphoribosylanthranilate isomerase, whose product is MPVVRSKICGITRVEDALVAAAAGADAIGLVFYARSPRAVSVQQARAIVAALPPFVTTVGLFVDAAPGEINEILDAVPLDLLQFHGDESAAECSGYHRPYIKALRVRRGEDIRARCADYPQAAGILLDTFVPGVPGGTGEAFDWSLVPEDPGCPIILAGGLTPDNVAAAIRQVRPWAVDVSGGVEAGKGIKDAEKVRAFVGAVRACM
- the accD gene encoding acetyl-CoA carboxylase, carboxyltransferase subunit beta, encoding MSNWLVDKLIPSIMRSEVKKSTVPEGLWHKCPSCDAVLYRPELEKTLDVCPKCDHHMRINARTRLNFFLDAEGREEIAAELEPVDRLKFRDSKKYKDRLAAAQKDTGEKDALVAMSGTLQGLKVVACAFEFSFMGGSMGSIVGERFVRAANVALEKRCPLICFSASGGARMQEALISLMQMAKTSAVIARLREEGIPFVSVLTDPVYGGVSASLAMLGDVNVAEPKALIGFAGPRVIEQTVREKLPEGFQRSEFLLDHGAIDMIIHRAELRPRLARLLAQLTHQPTPVAASA
- the truA gene encoding tRNA pseudouridine(38-40) synthase TruA — encoded protein: MIVSEVVPAAAEVAAVGVSRIALGVEYKGARYRGWQRQETGVPSVQEALERALSKVAAEPVSVICAGRTDAAVHASGQVVHFDTRVERPLKAWVMGTNANLPGDISVTWAQPMPAHFHARFSAVARRYRYVIYNDPVRPAHQAEEITWNHRPLDVARMREAAAALVGTHDFTSFRAVQCQAKSPIKTIHHLRVIEHGRFIVLDVRANAFLHHMVRNIAGVLMSIGAGEREPQWVAEILAARDRRSGGVTAHPYGLYLVQVEYPDEFALPARYLGPHFLSALEE
- a CDS encoding aspartate-semialdehyde dehydrogenase; translation: MSQSFDIAVVGATGLVGEALLMALDEREFPVGKLFALAAGDVAGQVAAFRERNLRVQAVDGFDFAAVALVFILEPLAPAQLARIEAAGCALVDLSGALPAERAPCVVAEVNPQQVGTARWLRSPLPAVVALASVLATLRQVLRLKRVTVTACLAVSGRGREGIEELARQTAQLLNARPLEPQLFDRQIAFNLLARSSAEQADGHARDERRLAGELGEVLGEPMLPVAATCVQAPVFFGDSLAVSLLCEEPVDLPVVLHCLDDAPELERVEQGDYPTAVGDALGQDLVYVGRVRPGLLDPCELNLWIASDNVRKGSALNAVRLGELLLKPPL